In the genome of Pempheris klunzingeri isolate RE-2024b chromosome 3, fPemKlu1.hap1, whole genome shotgun sequence, one region contains:
- the LOC139198945 gene encoding UTP--glucose-1-phosphate uridylyltransferase-like, translating into MTEFQEKLRQQHEESMHRELEALLSTADKAEAEIARKDFDGFKKLFHRFLQVKGPSVDWAKINRPPEDSVQPYEKIKTKGLPDNISASLNKLAVVKLNGGLGTSMGCKGPKSLISVRNENTFLDLTVQQIEHLNKTFNADVPLVLMNSFNTDEDTKKILQKYKHHRVNIHTFNQSRYARINKESLLPIAKNMGMSGENSEAWYPPGHGDIYASFANCGLLDKLIAEGKEYIFVSNIDNLGATVDLFILHHLMSQPADRRCEFIMEVTDKTRADVKGGTLIQYEDHLRLLEIAQVPKAHVDEFKSVTKFKIFNTNNLWISLPAIKRLQEKNALDLEIIVNPKTLDGGLNVIQLETAVGAAIKSFNNAMGVNVPRSRFLPVKTSSDLLLVMSNLYSLDAGSLTMSKRREFPTTPHVKLGSSFTKVQEFLSRFESIPDMLELDHLTVSGDVTFGKNVSLKGTVIIIANHGDRIDIPAGAMLENKIVSGNLRILDH; encoded by the exons aTCGCCAGAAAAGACTTCGATGGCTTCAAGAAGCTCTTCCACAGATTCCTGCAGGTCAAAGGTCCCTCGGTCGACTGGGCCAAAATCAACCGGCCGCCCGAGGACTCG GTCCAGCCCTACGAGAAGATCAAGACGAAGGGTCTCCCTGACAACATCTCCGCCAGCCTCAACAAGCTCGCTGTGGTCAAGCTGAACGGCGGTCTGGGGACCAGCATGGGCTGTAAGGGCCCCAAGAGTCTGATCAGCGTCCGCAACGAGAACACCTTCCTGGACCTGACCGTCCAGCAGATCGAG CACCTGAACAAAACCTTCAACGCCGACGTGCCGCTCGTTCTCATGAACTCCTTCAACACCGACGAGGACACGAAGAAGATCCTGCAGAAGTACAAACACCACCGCGTCAACATCCACACCTTCAACCAGAGCAG ATATGCGAGGATCAACAAGGAGTCCCTGCTGCCGATCGCCAAAAACATGGGGATGAGCGGCGAGAACTCAGAGGCCTGGTACCCGCCGGGCCACGGAGACATCTACGCCAGCTTCGCCAACTGCGGGCTGCTGGACAAGCTGATCGCCGAGGGGAAGGAGTACATCTTCGTGTCCAACATCGACAACCTGGGCGCCACCGTCGacctcttcatcctccaccaCCTGATGAGCCAGCCGGCCGACAGACGCTGCGAGTTCATCATGGAGGTCACCGACAAAACCAGAGCCGACGTCAAG GGCGGCACCCTGATCCAGTACGAGGACCACCTGAGGCTGCTGGAGATCGCGCAGGTACCGAAGGCCCACGTGGACGAGTTCAAGTCCGTCACCAAGTTCAAGATCTTCAACACCAACAACCTGTGGATCTCTCTGCCCGCCATCAAGAGGCTGCAGGAGAAGAACGCCCTCGACCTGGAGATCATCGTCAACCCAAAG ACGCTGGACGGCGGTTTGAACGTCATCCAGCTGGAGACGGCCGTGGGCGCCGCCATCAAGAGCTTCAACAACGCCATGGGCGTGAACGTCCCCCGCAGCCGCTTCCTGCCGGTGAAGACGTCGTCCgacctgctgctggtgatgtCCAACCTGTACAGCCTGGACGCCGGCTCACTCACCATGAGCAAGAGGAGGGAGTTTCCCACCACGCCGCACGTCAAGCTGGGCAGCTCCTTCACCAAG GTTCAGGAGTTTCTGTCCCGGTTCGAGAGCATCCCGGACATGTTGGAGCTCGACCACCTCACCGTGTCGGGAGACGTCACCTTCGGAAAGAACGTCTCTCTGAAG GGAACCGTCATCATCATCGCAAATCACGGAGACCGGATCGATATTCCTGCCGGAGCGATGCTGGAGAACAAGATCGTTTCAGGAAACCTGCGGATCCTCGACCACTGA